The region AATTCGATAAGTGACGAAGTGTTATTaacttcgattgacttcagttcttcgttcattgatttcacccactttgaatctttcaatTCCTCAATTGTATTGACTGGTTTGACATCTGCGTATAAAGCATAGTGTACTAGCccaccttcttcattgaccatatcatctgatgtaatcacatATTCTTACAACCTTGCAGGCACatgtcttgttctttgaggtctacttaggcctgcttcacctctgacttcatgtcgaacttctctttcgacttcactagctggttcatcacataagattctcactaaatacttcttaacattctcagtcgaatcccattccttaagctcataAATTATCACGTCCCTACTGATAACCACTTGCTTGTTCattgggtcgaacaacttgtatcctccaatgaatgatatcctatcaggatcatctgactcgacttgtcatcaagtcTTCTTTTCAACTGATATGtcacatgtctatgtgctatagatctaaacaccttcagatgattcatgctaggcttgacaccagaccaacattcttctgaCGTGATTCCTTCTAACTTCTTCATCGaacatctgttcaggatatatgttaCAGTCGGCATATCTTCTCCCCATAATTATTTGGGTAGATGCTTTCCTTTCAACATACCTCTCACCATATTCACGATGGTTCCATTTTTCCTTTATGCGAATCCACTATTCtatggagtgtagggtggcaccacctcatgcacaatcccttctttcacacataatgcatcgaagtcttttgacacatattctccaTCACCATCAATCGTCAGAATCTTGATCATTCGACCGTTTTGTCTCttgaccatagatttaaacttgacaaatacctcaatcacttcacttttcttctttATCAGGTAAGTCCATAGTTTTCAACTGAAATCATCCATGAAagtaacaaagtatttgttacctccaatcgaatccacttggataggaccacatacattagagtatatgacttcaagaattgcctttgacctgcttcctgcatccttactgaagttgcTCTTGTGCTGCTTCTCCTACACAtattcttcacacacttcgtttggaatgtcgatttctagtaatcttgaaaccatatttcttctcttcaaaaatctgatgtctttgaaattgagatggccaagtctataatgccatatccattcatcttcGTTGACTtttgttgcaaggcacttatgctccatcacattaagctcaatcttgaaggttctattctaaGACATTAgagccttcaagattaaccttccatttgagtcgagaactctcatcatcttgtcttcgatcgacaccttgtagttctttttTACTAACTGtcctatgctgagcaaattgctcttcatgcctggtatgtacaacacatttgaaattactgacctcttgccatctgtccttataatcagaacatcaccaacaccttcaactgctagagtattgtcattttcaaatttcaccatgttcttcattgagggatttatgttgacaaaccaatctttccttccagacatgttTATGAGaatcctgagtccaagtaccactggtgattgaatctctcttcatctctcgttgtaaccatcagcaacatctcttcttcttcatgtttttccaactttgcataagtttcttgatacttctgcttttctggacaatcactagaataattaccatacttctgacaattgtaacactgaatgcgactcttgtctggcttttgaccatcatctcttcctctacctgcaacaccacctctttgaTTGCCTTGGTTCCAGCATTTTCTCTGATTCAAGAAGTTTTCTTCTCAATGATTTCGACTAGTTGGATTGTTGTAGtctcctctgcctttgttgccattccaacttccttttcatttcctttcttttgctgattgcacctgcaaagccatatcactctttGACTTTCTTGCAGCTCTTTtagccattctttgttcatgagattcaagtgtcccttAAAACTATTCCTTTGTCACTTTTGACAAATAGtttgactcttctatggctactaccacgtggttGAGCTTTGGAGTTAACGAtctcaagatctttccaacaatagatcttgatgtcaacacttctccacatatTTTATGCAGAATTTCTCTCTGCTCACaacctgtggaaaacttctttattcactttaCAACTGGAAAATTCCGTGAATACAATGCTATGAATACAACATTACAAGAATAAAGGTTACTCCCCCTATTTATACATTTAGGTTAACCGGCTCACTAAACCAAAACCCAAAAttataaaagtccaaaatagttaacactactaaaagTAGGCATAAGTCGAAATCTTATGAGAAACAATTCAACACACTAATACAATTCAACACACTAAtacacttcgacacactaatacaattcaacacactaggtgattcgacacttccttatTCTATCGAACAACCTGTTTCGACACAAGAAATTATAATTCAACATTTTTGAGTGACTtttcagaaaatgaaagaggaacAACGATATATCTAGCGCGAGTATATGAATAAAAACGTCCGAAGAtgaattttaaattaattttttttaaaacatgtGAAGAAGAATTATCTCTTAGGAAACACCTATAGGAAAAGTAAAAAAAATGTTTAGCTAAACCCttaaaagaaaaggaaaaaaaattcaaaaccCTATGAAATGAACGCACCGCGAAATTCATCACCGGCGATGAACATTCATCACCGGAGTCTTCTATGAAACTAAAGCCATTCAATCTTCCTTCATTTTTCTTCTCCCCAAAACCGATTCAAACTCCATTGATATCTCCCCATTCATCCCACAAATGTTTCTCAACCAATCACCCCAGAAAACCACCACACTTCTTCGACGACGTCGTACCCGCAACCAGCGCCGTTTATGATCACGCTCTCAAATTCCAGCGTCCCCCAACTATCAAATGGAAACCACACCTAGAAAACACCACCACCTTCATCGGTTCCGTCACGCGTCAACTCAAGCGCGTCAACTCAAAAACCGGTCAATTCGGAGTTCATACTTGCCTTCGTGTTCGAAGTTCTAACAAACCTAATCCCTCATCTTTTTGGTTCgttattttttcttttttctttttcttattgTAATTATTTTTTGCTATGGAACTTCAGAGCTTCATTTTGATGTGTGTTTTTGTTAACAGGGTGCTTCTTATGATGTGGAATGATGTTGCTGAATTTGCTTATGAACACGTGAAACCGAATCATTTTATTTGTGTATCAGGTTGTTTGGCTCCTTACATTGGAGATACTCAATTCGGTTATAAGGTTTGATCTTTAAGCTTTCTCTTCCACATTTTGTCTTGTTGTTTATGTGGGTATAAATTGGACGATTAATTTGTATACAGCTAATTGTGAAGGAGTTAGAGTTTGTTGCTCAAAGTCCTTACTACAAAGAGAATGAgaaagaaaataaatttgaaGGTAAGTATGGTTGCTTAATTTCAATGGATATTTGAAACCTTAGTGTGATTGTTTTTCTTTAGTTATTGGTTCTTCTTTTTTAGTAGTGCTCAAAAGTTTTAATATGTTTGGTACTTCAAAACTAAATTTTAGCTAACAAAAGTTTTTCAATCATAAGAGGAGTCAAACACGGAGAGGAATCAAATAAATAGAAATAGAGGAAGACTAGAAAAACTATAAGTGTATGCTTGGTTCTACGGTGAAAAAAATTGATTATGAGTGAATAGATTCTGTAAAATTGATTCCGGATTAAAATGTGTTGAATGTAAAATGATTTGTGTTTGGATGAATTTTTGAAAAAGTGAGTTGAACATAAAATTTCAGTGTAAAAATCATGTTTAGACTCAAAAGCTACAAATTCTAGTTTCAAATAGAATCAATTCTGGAGACACAATCAATTCTACTTTAGAAGAATCAAACACCTCAAATCATTCAAAAATCAATTATACACCTCTAGAATTGCTTTTGGCTCTTCCAAAAGCTAAACCAAACATACACTAAGAGAAGTTATTAAGAAATATCTCGAGATTAACGATTTGAATAGGAAGTATGGTCCTGGATAGAATATTATGGTAGAAGTTGATTCATGTAGCCGACCCCATTTAGTGGGATAAAACttggttattgttgttgttgtcgtcCTCGTGGTCAATCATGGCGCTGTAGTAGGCAATCACAAAGCAGTGGTGTGGCAGTGTCCACTGCAATGCGTTTGGTCGATGATTGGTTGATGTTGTGCAATCAATGATGCGATATTTATTGGACTCCAACAGTGGTATTTATATTCAAATGGAAAATCCAAATATTGTAGTTGGGAATGATACTAATGGGAAGAAGACAATGTCATTGCTGAAAATTTTATAGATGATGTACATTCATGTGGAATAAAATATTCGGTTGGGAACCAGATAAATTTTCACTCACTTATCCACCGACTCTAGTGATATTAATATTCATCACATGGTTGATTCAGGCATTACTGTTGGAAATCCATGTTCCTGTGAAGTTACCATCTTCACAGTTGGTGAGTCAAGAGTGCAAAATGAAATTTCCACCTGAAAGAAGAGATATTGTGGGATCCTTTTATGTGTAGGAAAACAGGCTAACTGGTGTTAATTAAGAGCATATTGATGATAATCAGAAATCGCATCCGGCAACACCAAGTGATGATGTAAATGTTGCTTCGATGATGTATGCTAATCTTGTATGTTTCTCCAAAAAGATCCAATGGCTGTTTAGTTGAAGAAGTTCACAAATTGGATGATAATATTTATGTTACATTTTTGGTTGCTACAATGTGCCTTTATACATCCATAGATGTGAAAAATGCTAATGAAAAGATCAACATGATTATTGAAGATATTGTACTGGAGGTTCATTCATCTAGTTTTGAATATTTAGATGGGACACTAGTTCAGTTTTTGCCCACTGTTAAAGATGGAGATGAAGCTGTAAACCAAGGTTGCATAAATAGCCTTCAGTTGATCCTCTGCCATTAATCTGTTCTTCCTAGTGGACAACATTGGTTTGGGGAGCATTTGAAAGTGCTTATTAAAATTTAACGTTAAGTTATTTATGCGAATGTGCCCTTGGTAAATCTAGTTATTATAGCAGAAAATAAATCTCAAGAATAATTCATCTGATTCGTTGTTATGCCCTTCATGCCATAGAAGTCCTGCTACCCACAATTTGAGATAAACTGCTGTGTTGTTCTGGCTTTTACATTCCATTATAGTTCTTTGTTTACACCAAGGAACATGCTTATGTGTCATTCTTGACTTTGCCGGCTCAATTACTTTTACGGTTACATTGTTGATCTTAATCTTATTTTCACATTTTCATGCTTTCTTCCTGTGCTTGTGTTGCGTATGTTCTTATTACTCTCATCTTAATTTTATAGCTGGCAACCAATCTGATGTGAATCGGCTTCACCTTTGGCAAGTGTTTTTCGCCAGTCCAAATGAATGGTGGGATCAAAGAAAGAACAAGTTAAATCCAAAGTCGCCTGATTTTAAACACAGAGATACAGGGGAAGCTCTCTGGCTGAGTAAACATAATCCACCATGGGTTACAAGACAACTTGAATTACTTGACTCAAAGTTTGCAGGAGGATTTGCCGGTCGTCGGTCACGTCTCACATCTTGGGTTTACGATGAATAGTTGAAATTAATTAAAGACGACTGTGGCAATTCACCTTTAATCTTATGTGTGGTAGCTGTTTGTATTTACCATTTGGAACAAAATTTACAGCATAGTGGAATTGAAATCACTATGATTATGATATTTTCTAGGCCACACACATCTCAGTCCTATTCTTAGTTCATATTCAGTTTCTTTATAGCGAAAATGAAAGAAACAAAACCTTGACGGTTAGATATTTAGCTATTTTTACAGCAATCCCATGTATCATATTTGTCTGGAGTGACATGTTTTTTGTAAAGGTACATTGTGTAGAACAGTAATGGAGTACCTCTAGTTATGGAATGTGAGATACCAAACTTACATTGAAACGGTTTTATCACCCCTGTTATTTTTCATATATAGAATCTTGTTTAAATGGGTTGAGGCGCTGGGTTCATTAGATTCATCGGGACATGTCTTAAGGTGCATAGAGTGATGACAGGTTTACTTACAAATTATCCACCAATAAACTTTTAATATTGTCAGCATGTGTAGAATTTATGCTTTTAATATTACACACTTGTCCTATATGCATATTATCCTGCAACAGAACATCAAATTGTTGACCCTACATTCATATAGATTCACGGGATACACCTATCATAGAACAAACTAGCTGTTATCATCACATAATTGACATCACCAGTCATCACAGAATCAATACCATTTTTACTGTCAGGTTCCAGATCCCCGGATCAATCTTTACTCCACAGATCAAAGTTGCTAGTTGGCTTATTGCTGCTGTTGCATCATCTAGTATTGACGTCTTTCGGCGTTTTGTTTATTTCTAAACTCAACCAAATACCCTCTGAGTTTTTATTTTAGCAACTTTCTAGTAACCTTGAATGATTTATCTCTATCACCCACTTGCTGCTAGTGACCTTCCACATAAAACTCAATAAGATTTTCCGATACAAGTATTTTGTCTAACCATTATGGCTAAATCATGTAAATTTCTTTCCTAAATCATTGGAATATCGATTAGCCTTATGCTGTCAATGAATTATCTGAATTCGTCTCAGCCCTCAAACTCTTTTCATGTCTAATAATGAAGGTCCCTGACTCCCAAGCTAAACTAACCCCCGAACGACCTAGCTGAAAGTTTTGCAGTCCCAAATCGCCTTAATTATTATCAACTGATTCATATTTTGTTTCTTGAAACATACAAACATCAAAAGCACTTGTCTTTATAAATTAAGATATGGATCTTGCTAACTTGTGCCTTTAAGGCACAAGTTAAGAATACTACAATTAGAAATTTTGTGTGAAATAAAACAATGTTTTAAGTTTTAAAAAATTAAATGCACGCATTCCAAGAAAATATTTCTACAAATAAGTCATTAACTTGTGCCCTTGGGGCACATACTAGCATTAGCCTTAAGATATTCATCTTCTCTTTGAGTTGTCCCCCTCCCAATGTTGTATGAAACAAGATTGATCATTAACCTTTTTGTGTTTCTTCCTTCAATTTTCCTTGTCGATCACGGTCCTAcattgttctaattgcttcaaTTTGAGCATCATCATCGCCAGGTAAATATTTAATAAGAAGGGATGGATCTTAAGGATGCACACCAAAATGGGCGCTTCTTGAGGATTACGACTACCATAGATTTGAGAAAACCCCTAAAACGAGGAACTGTGGTCAAGTTCAAGGAAAAGAACCTCCGTGTCCATTTCAAGTTTGAAAGATTACCCACCTTCTGCTTTGTATGCAGAAGgattgtgtaagaccccaattttgaccctaagatccctcatgcaatttcatcataagcattagcattgggatcatgtcttggcatcctccttacccctctttcattgggtttgttttgggagagatcatcaagcactttgtgattatatcatacttgtattttatcattttactaatcaaaataccaaaaaatatgtctttgtatctatctaactcttttgtaggtaggggcatgatctccttgattcattgatcacatctagggtttggGACCCTCATGAAcaagagcacaatcaagaattgattcaagaatggttataaacatcatatatgagtcccaattgctcctccatgttatattgatcaagtttgcttcaagagtttgagggtgatttgccttggaaaccctagtttgactgtgtatcttgagtaacttctccaacaagctatctcaccaattgatcaaatttatcaaggggAACTTCAAgtttcatcatcttatgcatatatgatctaccatgagccaagaaagtcaatagaattggaaattagcaagttggttgatggtggttggccagatgaattcatctaatcaaaactgggtctccctagaccctatctcctataattttcaccatatgaaaatgattccaagataaaacttactctaaatgacattataaacaactttcatgttgagacctagagctagttttgtttggaaaattattttctatgttgaaacattataggtcattttgtctaaaccctaatttgaaagtcaacttcccaaggccataacttgctcaatttttatgagatgaaagatttacaagttgaaaaatcaaattgaatgtgtctacttcaactttgatgtttggagtgggagaaaattcaacttctttgaacatgtgatatgagactacattataggtcacttttgacctataccattgatcaagtgatttttccaaacttcaaaaatgaataactctatcatttcaaatccaaatgacatgaaattggttaccattttgaaggtatttaagagagctacaacttttatgaagacacttttctcattggaagctcatataaaaagttaagcaaggtggaatattgagacatatggtttgacacttagaaaatttttgatatgtcaaatttttcaaaacttccacctcaaatatctccaagttccaagctccaaatgaaaaagtgttcaacatcaaacttgttcctcttgatctcacctttccaaagagctaaaatgcatgcattttggatgagaaatgcacaggctgcacatggcttaaacatgCTGATATCATTTGacatggatcaatcttcaaatGCCAATAcacatgtaccttgcaatccaatccatctccaaagcatctgatcattcatttggactttcaagccatcattccatgggcctatgcgcgcccatgcaccacgctttcatcattttgccaaaattggaaagtgaaaagagtgtgcaaatatcacatggatttggctatatatacAGCTGCATTTTCTCAGAAATGACACACACcttgcgccagctttgaatccccattgaaaacccttcattctaagaggataaccctgataaattcatttgaatttgagcttgaatctccactgttttggaattcaattctccaggagtccattgattttaagcctttccattcctctcctgcaagcaattgaagtgaagccaagcacgattcagatcaagatctagcaagctcagacctccattgagggtaatttgcagaaattttaaactcttcgattctccttgattcttgctcaattccattgattcttgtgttgtctgaagtcctaacaatgtaggcaagaagattgagttgctttgaggccaaatcaaaacaactcagatcatgaacctcatttttcaattccacatatctctcaatatagttggaattggaagaatttgaggtgatattcgtgcttagtgatgttttctctttaaaatcatgtccctgttttgcattttggtgatgattcatgttgaccagtccggtgaagctcaccggagaagacaaacggagctctggctccggtgatgatgtgtcttgagtcTGAACCGTGTGATCCACGTTCCACGTTTTAATCATAGTCGTTCCttgtgattactcatgttacaGCGCGTTTGACTAAGGTGTACATGGAGCGCGCATTTTGGATCATCAGacctgccacctcaattaatgagggagatctgatggtccacgtattttagcattttctgaatttccatttaattccattttcttcaataattcataataaatttaatattgatcaaaaaaatatgggactttcaccaaaaaatttcaaata is a window of Lathyrus oleraceus cultivar Zhongwan6 chromosome 6, CAAS_Psat_ZW6_1.0, whole genome shotgun sequence DNA encoding:
- the LOC127096651 gene encoding protein OSB1, mitochondrial; this encodes MKLKPFNLPSFFFSPKPIQTPLISPHSSHKCFSTNHPRKPPHFFDDVVPATSAVYDHALKFQRPPTIKWKPHLENTTTFIGSVTRQLKRVNSKTGQFGVHTCLRVRSSNKPNPSSFWVLLMMWNDVAEFAYEHVKPNHFICVSGCLAPYIGDTQFGYKLIVKELEFVAQSPYYKENEKENKFEAGNQSDVNRLHLWQVFFASPNEWWDQRKNKLNPKSPDFKHRDTGEALWLSKHNPPWVTRQLELLDSKFAGGFAGRRSRLTSWVYDE